GCCGCGAGGGTCAGTTTCATGAATTCACGTCTGAGCATATTGTTTCCTCCCAATATGAACGGCGCCTTGCTGGCGTCACGCTGTTCTCCTGCCGCCACGGCGTGACGACAGGTAGAATGTGAAAACGAGGGCTGCGACCAGAACGGCTCCCTTGACGAAATCCTGCATGTAGTAGGGAGCGTTCATCATCGTCAGGCCCTGAAGCAGGATCCCGACAAACAGGGCGCCGGCCGCGGTGCCGAATGCATTCGGCCGTGCGGCGCCCAATACGGCAAACCCGATCAGTGCTGCCGCCACACTGTCGAGCAGGAGATTGTTGCCAGAGGCAATATCACCGCGCCCGAGACGGGCGGCAAGCAGGATGCCGCCGACCGAGGCGAGCATGCCGGAGATCATGTAGGCAACGACCTTGTAGCGGTGCACGTTGGTTCCGACCAGACCGGCGGCGCGCTCGTTGGAGCCGATCGCGTACATCAGTCTCCCGTGCCGCGTATATCCAAGGAACAGCCAGATCAGCACGGCGATCAAGAGGAACACGACGACGGGGACCGGCACTAGCCTGTCGAGAAAGAGGTCGAAGCGGTGGCGGCCGAGCCACAGGAATGCGGCCGAAAAGGTGCCTTCGGCAACTGATCCGTCGGCGAGGCTCATGCCCGTGGCGATGGAATTGCCCTGCGTCGGGATGCGCTGCAGGCCGATCAGGAGAAACATCATGCCGAGCGTCGCCAGCAGGTCCGGGACGCGCATCTTGACGATCAGCAACCCGTTGACGAGGCCGACCAGAGCGCCCATG
This region of uncultured Roseibium sp. genomic DNA includes:
- a CDS encoding ABC transporter permease, with the translated sequence MNNNDALDFAIRYGFLILLGGLAVFFSLYASGFASPRSAVFILQSVAITGILALGVTCTLVVGGFDLSIGSVATSALMLSAYTMVILEQSAFVAVALCLLMGALVGLVNGLLIVKMRVPDLLATLGMMFLLIGLQRIPTQGNSIATGMSLADGSVAEGTFSAAFLWLGRHRFDLFLDRLVPVPVVVFLLIAVLIWLFLGYTRHGRLMYAIGSNERAAGLVGTNVHRYKVVAYMISGMLASVGGILLAARLGRGDIASGNNLLLDSVAAALIGFAVLGAARPNAFGTAAGALFVGILLQGLTMMNAPYYMQDFVKGAVLVAALVFTFYLSSRRGGRRTA